The DNA sequence GGAACTGTAATCGGTGATCTAATTGCTTTGTCGAAGTGTGACCTGATACTAGGTCCACCTAGTACTTTTAGTGGATGGGCTGCTTGGTACGGTAAAGTTCCCATTCATTTTCTTGAAAATCCAACCATTTCCCTCGCACTGGATTCCTTCGAAATTCTGCCCTACCCCCACGGGGCCTTCCGGGAAGAATACGCATCTCTAGGCTAGTGAGTGACTAGCCACTGCCGAAATTGATCTGTTGTCTTCGATATATCAAATTCTGCTTCTGCCCGATTTCTTGCGTTTTCCTGAAGTGTTTTATATTCAAGTGCTGTCATTGTGTTGATCTCCTCAAGAACTTTTTGCACAGATTCAGGGTTTTCAAGATCAATGAATCGACCGTAATTTTCCTGATTCAATTCTGCGAAGCTTCCTTGCCTGACAGTAATTGTTGGTGTTCCTGCGGCTAGTGCTTCAAGCAAAGAAAATCCGTAAAACTCATTCTGAGATGTGAAAAACAGGAAGTGTGATTGTTCGAGTATCAAGTTAGGCTCATTGGTGAACCCAGGGAAAAGTATCTTTGTAGTGAGCTGCTGGGGGACCATTTGCTGAAGTTGCTGCAGATACTCCTGACCCTTCGTGTCATGATCATGAGGTTTTCCAAAAATCTTGATGATGAACCGCTCTTGCAGGTTTGGGTTCATTTGAAAAGCATTTATGACTGCCTCAACAAGTTCCCGAATCCTTTTTGCTGGTTCGATTCTTGACAGTGAGACCAGTGTAAGGGGCGAATTCCAAGATTTTTTTTGGACTTTTCGAGCTAAAGGGACTCCAAAATACTGGAAATGGCGACACTTCTCAGGAATAGGTAACCGTTCTTTGGACTGACTGTGGGTCAATCTAGTTGGAAAAATACAGTTAAATTTTTGATAAAGGTAATGATGATAGATGTCGTGCTTACGCCCAAAACCATGCATGAAAACTCTAATGTGTTTTTTAGGCCATTTAAGCAAGCCCACCAGCCAGGTGGCATGCATCGTACTGCCGGTATAATGAATAATTGCGTCAGGGGATTGTTCTCTAAGAGTTTGCCAAAGGTCCAAATGGTTCCCAGACCTCAGTTCTATAGTGGAATTTTGGAGAAGTTCTCTACTGTCTACAATACCATTCCGCTGGCTGAAAAAGATCGTATTTTTGCAACTTTGCTTTTGCAACTCACAGGCGAAGAAAACTACAAATTTTTCCAAACCTCCCCAATTTCGAGTGTGTAACCAGTGCAGGATTTTCATAATAGTAACACTGGATTGTCATGTGCCATCAACTGTTTTGCAATCGCTTCCTTTACAGTTATTAGAGGAGTGTTTAAACACTCCAACTGGCAATTTGGGTAGTCACACTGAGTCTTGCAACCAGGATTGAATTCAAAACTTAAATGTTTGTTTTGGTTGGGTGGAGTCCAATTCATAGCCAATGGCCTTCCAAAAATTGCTACAGTTGGGATGTCCGCTGCCACTGCAAAATGCCTTGGCCCATTATCGTTACCAATGTGCAGGATCACTTGTTCAAAAAGAGCCCGAGTTTGAGCTAGGTTTGGTGGATCATAATTTGGAAGGGCCTCGTAGCACATCTGTCTTCGTACCGTATCCACAAATTCCTGCTCACCAGGTCCGTAGATGAACAGGATTTTTACTCCATACTGTTCAATCAGCCAATCTGCGAGTTTGGCGAAGTTTTCCAATGGCCATCGCTTGTAAGGTTGGCGAGATACCGGGGAGATGGAGATGACTCTATCATCTGGCCGCACTCTTAATTGTTCCAGCAAGCCCATCGCAAAAACTCTCTCCTCCACGCTGATTGGAAATTCGGGTAAGAGATCTTTGATATCCACCGTCAATCCCAAAGCTTCCAGAAGTTGGAGTTTATGGGAAGTTGCGTAGCCGACTCCATTCTGGAGAGGAACAGCGTGAGTGTAGTGCCAAGCTCTTCCTCGAAAATCAAAGCCAACCCTCTTGGGAGCCCCACTAAGTCTACTGATGAAGGCACTTCTGGGATTACCAAAGAAGTCGATCACACAGTCAAAACGCATTTGACGCAGTTGTTTTAGGAAGTTAAAACTCTCTCCCCAAGTCATTTTCTTTGGTAGTAACCAGACCTCGCTCAAGTGCGGATTGTATTGTAAAAGTTGTTCAGACGGGGTTTCAGTCAGAAAGGTGATTTCAGCATCAGGCAAGGCTTGGTGAAGCTGACGGATTGCTGGGGTGGTCATCAGCACATCCCC is a window from the SAR324 cluster bacterium genome containing:
- a CDS encoding glycosyltransferase family 4 protein → MKILHWLHTRNWGGLEKFVVFFACELQKQSCKNTIFFSQRNGIVDSRELLQNSTIELRSGNHLDLWQTLREQSPDAIIHYTGSTMHATWLVGLLKWPKKHIRVFMHGFGRKHDIYHHYLYQKFNCIFPTRLTHSQSKERLPIPEKCRHFQYFGVPLARKVQKKSWNSPLTLVSLSRIEPAKRIRELVEAVINAFQMNPNLQERFIIKIFGKPHDHDTKGQEYLQQLQQMVPQQLTTKILFPGFTNEPNLILEQSHFLFFTSQNEFYGFSLLEALAAGTPTITVRQGSFAELNQENYGRFIDLENPESVQKVLEEINTMTALEYKTLQENARNRAEAEFDISKTTDQFRQWLVTH
- a CDS encoding glycosyltransferase family 9 protein, with translation MTGFRKILLIQLRRLGDVLMTTPAIRQLHQALPDAEITFLTETPSEQLLQYNPHLSEVWLLPKKMTWGESFNFLKQLRQMRFDCVIDFFGNPRSAFISRLSGAPKRVGFDFRGRAWHYTHAVPLQNGVGYATSHKLQLLEALGLTVDIKDLLPEFPISVEERVFAMGLLEQLRVRPDDRVISISPVSRQPYKRWPLENFAKLADWLIEQYGVKILFIYGPGEQEFVDTVRRQMCYEALPNYDPPNLAQTRALFEQVILHIGNDNGPRHFAVAADIPTVAIFGRPLAMNWTPPNQNKHLSFEFNPGCKTQCDYPNCQLECLNTPLITVKEAIAKQLMAHDNPVLLL